The following proteins are co-located in the Perognathus longimembris pacificus isolate PPM17 chromosome 25, ASM2315922v1, whole genome shotgun sequence genome:
- the Mapk9 gene encoding mitogen-activated protein kinase 9 isoform X1, which translates to MSDSKCDSQFYSVQVADSTFTVLKRYQQLKPIGSGAQGIVCAAFDTVLGINVAVKKLSRPFQNQTHAKRAYRELVLLKCVNHKNIISLLNVFTPQKTLEEFQDVYLVMELMDANLCQVIHMELDHERMSYLLYQMLCGIKHLHSAGIIHRDLKPSNIVVKSDCTLKILDFGLARTACTNFMMTPYVVTRYYRAPEVILGMGYKENVDIWSVGCIMGELVKGCVIFQGTDHIDQWNKVIEQLGTPSSEFMKKLQPTVRNYVENRPKYPGIKFEELFPDWIFPSESERDKIKTSQARDLLSKMLVIDPDKRISVDEALRHPYITVWYDPAEAEAPPPQIYDAQLEEREHAIEEWKELIYKEVMDWEERSKNGVVKDQPSDAAVSSNATPSQSSSINDISSMSTEQTLASDTDSSLDASTGPLEGCR; encoded by the exons ATGAGTGACAGTAAATGTGACAGTCAGTTTTACAGCGTGCAAGTGGCAGACTCAACTTTCACTGTCCTGAAACGTTACCAGCAGTTGAAACCAATTGGCTCTGGAGCCCAAGGGATTGTTTG TGCTGCTTTTGATACAGTTCTTGGAATAAATGTTGCAGTCAAGAAACTAAGCCGTCCTTTTCAGAATCAAACTCATGCAAAGAGAGCTTATCGTGAACTCGTCCTTTTAAAATGTGTCAATCATAAAAAT aTAATTAGTTTGTTAAATGTGTTTACACCACAAAAAACTCTAGAAGAATTTCAAGATGT GTATTTGGTTATGGAATTAATGGATGCTAACTTATGCCAGGTTATTCATATGGAGTTGGACCATGAAAGAATGTCCTACCTTCTTTACCAGATGCTCTGTGGTATTAAACATCTGCATTCAGCTGGTATCATTCATAGA GATTTGAAGCCTAGCAACATTGTGGTAAAATCAGACTGCACCCTTAAGATCCTGGACTTTGGCTTGGCCCGGACAGCATGCACCAACTTTATGATGACCCCCTACGTGGTAACTCGCTATTATCGGGCCCCAGAAGTCATCCTGGGCATGGGCTACAAGGAGAATG ttgatATCTGGTCAGTGGGTTGCATCATGGGAGAGCTGGTGAAAGGTTGTGTGATTTTCCAAGGCACTGACC ATATTGATCAATGGAATAAAGTAATTGAGCAACTAGGAACACCATCATCAGAGTTCATGAAGAAACTTCAGCCAACTGTGAGGAATTATGTAGAAAACAGACCAAAGTATCCTGGAATCAAGTTTGAAGAACTCTTTCCAGATTGGATTTTTCCATCAGAATCTGAacgagacaaaataaaaa CAAGTCAAGCCAGAGATCTGTTATCAAAAATGTTAGTGATCGATCCTGACAAGCGCATCTCTGTGGACGAAGCCCTGCGTCACCCGTACATCACTGTTTGGTATGACCctgcagaagcagaagca CCACCACCTCAAATTTATGATGCCCAGTTGGAAGAAAGAGAGCATGCTATCGAAGAGTGGAAAG AGCTCATTTACAAAGAAGTAATGGACtgggaagaaagaagcaagaatggTGTGGTAAAAGATCAGCCTTCAG ATGCAGCAGTAAGTAGCAACGCCACTCCTTCTCAGTCGTCATCTATCAATGACATCTCATCCATGTCCACCGAGCAGACCCTGGCCTCAGACACAGACAGCAGTCTTGATGCCTCGACAGGACCCCTGGAAGGGTGTCGGTGA
- the Mapk9 gene encoding mitogen-activated protein kinase 9 isoform X3, translating to MSDSKCDSQFYSVQVADSTFTVLKRYQQLKPIGSGAQGIVCAAFDTVLGINVAVKKLSRPFQNQTHAKRAYRELVLLKCVNHKNIISLLNVFTPQKTLEEFQDVYLVMELMDANLCQVIHMELDHERMSYLLYQMLCGIKHLHSAGIIHRDLKPSNIVVKSDCTLKILDFGLARTACTNFMMTPYVVTRYYRAPEVILGMGYKENVDIWSVGCIMGELVKGCVIFQGTDHIDQWNKVIEQLGTPSSEFMKKLQPTVRNYVENRPKYPGIKFEELFPDWIFPSESERDKIKTSQARDLLSKMLVIDPDKRISVDEALRHPYITVWYDPAEAEAPPPQIYDAQLEEREHAIEEWKELIYKEVMDWEERSKNGVVKDQPSAQMQQ from the exons ATGAGTGACAGTAAATGTGACAGTCAGTTTTACAGCGTGCAAGTGGCAGACTCAACTTTCACTGTCCTGAAACGTTACCAGCAGTTGAAACCAATTGGCTCTGGAGCCCAAGGGATTGTTTG TGCTGCTTTTGATACAGTTCTTGGAATAAATGTTGCAGTCAAGAAACTAAGCCGTCCTTTTCAGAATCAAACTCATGCAAAGAGAGCTTATCGTGAACTCGTCCTTTTAAAATGTGTCAATCATAAAAAT aTAATTAGTTTGTTAAATGTGTTTACACCACAAAAAACTCTAGAAGAATTTCAAGATGT GTATTTGGTTATGGAATTAATGGATGCTAACTTATGCCAGGTTATTCATATGGAGTTGGACCATGAAAGAATGTCCTACCTTCTTTACCAGATGCTCTGTGGTATTAAACATCTGCATTCAGCTGGTATCATTCATAGA GATTTGAAGCCTAGCAACATTGTGGTAAAATCAGACTGCACCCTTAAGATCCTGGACTTTGGCTTGGCCCGGACAGCATGCACCAACTTTATGATGACCCCCTACGTGGTAACTCGCTATTATCGGGCCCCAGAAGTCATCCTGGGCATGGGCTACAAGGAGAATG ttgatATCTGGTCAGTGGGTTGCATCATGGGAGAGCTGGTGAAAGGTTGTGTGATTTTCCAAGGCACTGACC ATATTGATCAATGGAATAAAGTAATTGAGCAACTAGGAACACCATCATCAGAGTTCATGAAGAAACTTCAGCCAACTGTGAGGAATTATGTAGAAAACAGACCAAAGTATCCTGGAATCAAGTTTGAAGAACTCTTTCCAGATTGGATTTTTCCATCAGAATCTGAacgagacaaaataaaaa CAAGTCAAGCCAGAGATCTGTTATCAAAAATGTTAGTGATCGATCCTGACAAGCGCATCTCTGTGGACGAAGCCCTGCGTCACCCGTACATCACTGTTTGGTATGACCctgcagaagcagaagca CCACCACCTCAAATTTATGATGCCCAGTTGGAAGAAAGAGAGCATGCTATCGAAGAGTGGAAAG AGCTCATTTACAAAGAAGTAATGGACtgggaagaaagaagcaagaatggTGTGGTAAAAGATCAGCCTTCAG CACAGATGCAGCAGTAA
- the Mapk9 gene encoding mitogen-activated protein kinase 9 isoform X4 has translation MSDSKCDSQFYSVQVADSTFTVLKRYQQLKPIGSGAQGIVCAAFDTVLGINVAVKKLSRPFQNQTHAKRAYRELVLLKCVNHKNIISLLNVFTPQKTLEEFQDVYLVMELMDANLCQVIHMELDHERMSYLLYQMLCGIKHLHSAGIIHRDLKPSNIVVKSDCTLKILDFGLARTACTNFMMTPYVVTRYYRAPEVILGMGYKENVDIWSVGCIMAEMVLHKVLFPGRDYIDQWNKVIEQLGTPSSEFMKKLQPTVRNYVENRPKYPGIKFEELFPDWIFPSESERDKIKTSQARDLLSKMLVIDPDKRISVDEALRHPYITVWYDPAEAEAPPPQIYDAQLEEREHAIEEWKELIYKEVMDWEERSKNGVVKDQPSAQMQQ, from the exons ATGAGTGACAGTAAATGTGACAGTCAGTTTTACAGCGTGCAAGTGGCAGACTCAACTTTCACTGTCCTGAAACGTTACCAGCAGTTGAAACCAATTGGCTCTGGAGCCCAAGGGATTGTTTG TGCTGCTTTTGATACAGTTCTTGGAATAAATGTTGCAGTCAAGAAACTAAGCCGTCCTTTTCAGAATCAAACTCATGCAAAGAGAGCTTATCGTGAACTCGTCCTTTTAAAATGTGTCAATCATAAAAAT aTAATTAGTTTGTTAAATGTGTTTACACCACAAAAAACTCTAGAAGAATTTCAAGATGT GTATTTGGTTATGGAATTAATGGATGCTAACTTATGCCAGGTTATTCATATGGAGTTGGACCATGAAAGAATGTCCTACCTTCTTTACCAGATGCTCTGTGGTATTAAACATCTGCATTCAGCTGGTATCATTCATAGA GATTTGAAGCCTAGCAACATTGTGGTAAAATCAGACTGCACCCTTAAGATCCTGGACTTTGGCTTGGCCCGGACAGCATGCACCAACTTTATGATGACCCCCTACGTGGTAACTCGCTATTATCGGGCCCCAGAAGTCATCCTGGGCATGGGCTACAAGGAGAATG TGGACATCTGGTCTGTCGGGTGCATCATGGCAGAAATGGTCCTCCATAAAGTCCTGTTTCCAGGAAGAGACT ATATTGATCAATGGAATAAAGTAATTGAGCAACTAGGAACACCATCATCAGAGTTCATGAAGAAACTTCAGCCAACTGTGAGGAATTATGTAGAAAACAGACCAAAGTATCCTGGAATCAAGTTTGAAGAACTCTTTCCAGATTGGATTTTTCCATCAGAATCTGAacgagacaaaataaaaa CAAGTCAAGCCAGAGATCTGTTATCAAAAATGTTAGTGATCGATCCTGACAAGCGCATCTCTGTGGACGAAGCCCTGCGTCACCCGTACATCACTGTTTGGTATGACCctgcagaagcagaagca CCACCACCTCAAATTTATGATGCCCAGTTGGAAGAAAGAGAGCATGCTATCGAAGAGTGGAAAG AGCTCATTTACAAAGAAGTAATGGACtgggaagaaagaagcaagaatggTGTGGTAAAAGATCAGCCTTCAG CACAGATGCAGCAGTAA
- the Mapk9 gene encoding mitogen-activated protein kinase 9 isoform X2 — protein MSDSKCDSQFYSVQVADSTFTVLKRYQQLKPIGSGAQGIVCAAFDTVLGINVAVKKLSRPFQNQTHAKRAYRELVLLKCVNHKNIISLLNVFTPQKTLEEFQDVYLVMELMDANLCQVIHMELDHERMSYLLYQMLCGIKHLHSAGIIHRDLKPSNIVVKSDCTLKILDFGLARTACTNFMMTPYVVTRYYRAPEVILGMGYKENVDIWSVGCIMAEMVLHKVLFPGRDYIDQWNKVIEQLGTPSSEFMKKLQPTVRNYVENRPKYPGIKFEELFPDWIFPSESERDKIKTSQARDLLSKMLVIDPDKRISVDEALRHPYITVWYDPAEAEAPPPQIYDAQLEEREHAIEEWKELIYKEVMDWEERSKNGVVKDQPSDAAVSSNATPSQSSSINDISSMSTEQTLASDTDSSLDASTGPLEGCR, from the exons ATGAGTGACAGTAAATGTGACAGTCAGTTTTACAGCGTGCAAGTGGCAGACTCAACTTTCACTGTCCTGAAACGTTACCAGCAGTTGAAACCAATTGGCTCTGGAGCCCAAGGGATTGTTTG TGCTGCTTTTGATACAGTTCTTGGAATAAATGTTGCAGTCAAGAAACTAAGCCGTCCTTTTCAGAATCAAACTCATGCAAAGAGAGCTTATCGTGAACTCGTCCTTTTAAAATGTGTCAATCATAAAAAT aTAATTAGTTTGTTAAATGTGTTTACACCACAAAAAACTCTAGAAGAATTTCAAGATGT GTATTTGGTTATGGAATTAATGGATGCTAACTTATGCCAGGTTATTCATATGGAGTTGGACCATGAAAGAATGTCCTACCTTCTTTACCAGATGCTCTGTGGTATTAAACATCTGCATTCAGCTGGTATCATTCATAGA GATTTGAAGCCTAGCAACATTGTGGTAAAATCAGACTGCACCCTTAAGATCCTGGACTTTGGCTTGGCCCGGACAGCATGCACCAACTTTATGATGACCCCCTACGTGGTAACTCGCTATTATCGGGCCCCAGAAGTCATCCTGGGCATGGGCTACAAGGAGAATG TGGACATCTGGTCTGTCGGGTGCATCATGGCAGAAATGGTCCTCCATAAAGTCCTGTTTCCAGGAAGAGACT ATATTGATCAATGGAATAAAGTAATTGAGCAACTAGGAACACCATCATCAGAGTTCATGAAGAAACTTCAGCCAACTGTGAGGAATTATGTAGAAAACAGACCAAAGTATCCTGGAATCAAGTTTGAAGAACTCTTTCCAGATTGGATTTTTCCATCAGAATCTGAacgagacaaaataaaaa CAAGTCAAGCCAGAGATCTGTTATCAAAAATGTTAGTGATCGATCCTGACAAGCGCATCTCTGTGGACGAAGCCCTGCGTCACCCGTACATCACTGTTTGGTATGACCctgcagaagcagaagca CCACCACCTCAAATTTATGATGCCCAGTTGGAAGAAAGAGAGCATGCTATCGAAGAGTGGAAAG AGCTCATTTACAAAGAAGTAATGGACtgggaagaaagaagcaagaatggTGTGGTAAAAGATCAGCCTTCAG ATGCAGCAGTAAGTAGCAACGCCACTCCTTCTCAGTCGTCATCTATCAATGACATCTCATCCATGTCCACCGAGCAGACCCTGGCCTCAGACACAGACAGCAGTCTTGATGCCTCGACAGGACCCCTGGAAGGGTGTCGGTGA
- the Mapk9 gene encoding mitogen-activated protein kinase 9 isoform X5: protein MELMDANLCQVIHMELDHERMSYLLYQMLCGIKHLHSAGIIHRDLKPSNIVVKSDCTLKILDFGLARTACTNFMMTPYVVTRYYRAPEVILGMGYKENVDIWSVGCIMGELVKGCVIFQGTDHIDQWNKVIEQLGTPSSEFMKKLQPTVRNYVENRPKYPGIKFEELFPDWIFPSESERDKIKTSQARDLLSKMLVIDPDKRISVDEALRHPYITVWYDPAEAEAPPPQIYDAQLEEREHAIEEWKELIYKEVMDWEERSKNGVVKDQPSDAAVSSNATPSQSSSINDISSMSTEQTLASDTDSSLDASTGPLEGCR, encoded by the exons ATGGAATTAATGGATGCTAACTTATGCCAGGTTATTCATATGGAGTTGGACCATGAAAGAATGTCCTACCTTCTTTACCAGATGCTCTGTGGTATTAAACATCTGCATTCAGCTGGTATCATTCATAGA GATTTGAAGCCTAGCAACATTGTGGTAAAATCAGACTGCACCCTTAAGATCCTGGACTTTGGCTTGGCCCGGACAGCATGCACCAACTTTATGATGACCCCCTACGTGGTAACTCGCTATTATCGGGCCCCAGAAGTCATCCTGGGCATGGGCTACAAGGAGAATG ttgatATCTGGTCAGTGGGTTGCATCATGGGAGAGCTGGTGAAAGGTTGTGTGATTTTCCAAGGCACTGACC ATATTGATCAATGGAATAAAGTAATTGAGCAACTAGGAACACCATCATCAGAGTTCATGAAGAAACTTCAGCCAACTGTGAGGAATTATGTAGAAAACAGACCAAAGTATCCTGGAATCAAGTTTGAAGAACTCTTTCCAGATTGGATTTTTCCATCAGAATCTGAacgagacaaaataaaaa CAAGTCAAGCCAGAGATCTGTTATCAAAAATGTTAGTGATCGATCCTGACAAGCGCATCTCTGTGGACGAAGCCCTGCGTCACCCGTACATCACTGTTTGGTATGACCctgcagaagcagaagca CCACCACCTCAAATTTATGATGCCCAGTTGGAAGAAAGAGAGCATGCTATCGAAGAGTGGAAAG AGCTCATTTACAAAGAAGTAATGGACtgggaagaaagaagcaagaatggTGTGGTAAAAGATCAGCCTTCAG ATGCAGCAGTAAGTAGCAACGCCACTCCTTCTCAGTCGTCATCTATCAATGACATCTCATCCATGTCCACCGAGCAGACCCTGGCCTCAGACACAGACAGCAGTCTTGATGCCTCGACAGGACCCCTGGAAGGGTGTCGGTGA